The genomic segment GGAGTGTCAAGTGAGGGCTCGTCCTCCCATGGCTCTGAGCCACAGAACTCTTTTTCAAGGAGAAACACAATGAATTCGAACCGGAATACGCGAACACTATACGAAAAATGTCTGGAACAGCCCTTCCTTTCTAGCCGGGCTGGTGTGGGGTCGGCGGACGATGGCCGGTTAGGGCTGGTTTCGCTGCCCGACGAATTCCAGGGATGCGGGCATTCAGGCCATGTCCGTCCCTCGGTGATGTGGACCAACTGCGCAGCCGGATCGATGCGTTCGAGAACCACCAACACACGTACTTAACCGGGGAAGGGGATGGACACAACAATATCCGCGCCCAGACCTCGGCGCCCCTTCGGCCTTAGGCGACAGGAGCCACAGGATGCGTGGCCGGCATTGCGCGGGGACATTGTTCGACAAGAGCAATGATCTGCCGACTTTCCCATACCCAGAAGGGAGATGAGACCGATGGACCGAACAGATATGCGACATGCTCCGTGGGTTAGCCGACTCGCCCTGTGCGTCCTCGTTGTGGCGGCCCTGTCTCCCGCTCGCATGGCCTGGGCGCAACTCGCTACGACCGAGCTCCAGGTGACGCGGTCCACGGCCACGGAGACGACGCCGACCCTGGGCGCCGACAACGCGAGCAGCCTGGTGGTCTACACGAGCCTCTCTGGCGGCGTCGGCCAGGTCTTCTACCAGCGCGTGAGCGACACCAGGCTCCTCGGCAGCCCCGTCCTGGTCAGCGAAGGGGGCACGAACGACCAGCTCAACGACGTGAGCGGCGACTACATCGTCTATACCTCGTACCTCAGCACGACGAGCCGCATGGGCGAAGTGAAGCTCTACGAGATCGCCAGCGGTATGACCACGGTGCTCTCGCAGCTCACGGAGATCTTCGAAGCCCGGGTTCACGACCGTAAGGTCGCCTGGGTCGAAGGCGCTGCCGCCTCGACGCGAGTGATGCTGCTGGACCTAGACGGCCTGGCCCGTGGCGAACGCCCCATCGAAATCGCCGGGCCGATTCCGCCGGCTTCGAACCTCGAGATCGGCGCCAACCTTGTAACGTGGATGGAGCGCATCGACTCGCTGCCCGACGTGCACTTCGACGTTACCGCCTACGACATGCGTAGCGGCGCCCGGGTGACGATTGCGGCGGACCCTGGTTTGCAGGAGGCATTCCCGTCCACCAGCGGGAGCTGGGTAACGTGGCAGGCTGTCGTCGGTAACACCGGCACCCCCACCACGATCGAGGCCTATAACGTGGACACCGGGGAGCGCCGGACGCTCGGACACGCCGGCGCCGCGAACCTGTCCCCGACCATCGACGGCGACCTCATCGCCTTCGAATCGAACGCCTCGGGCAACTTCGAGATCTATCTGTACCGTATCAGCACCGGCGAGACGTTCCAGGTGACGTCGCATCCGGCGGATCAGCGGCTCAACAATGTCTTCGGCAATCACGTGGCCTACGTTGATTCGCGAGACGGCAACCAGGACGTGTACGTGTCGGCGTTCGCATTACCGCCTCCTGACCCGCTGATTGCCCACTACGACTTCAACGGCTCAGCGGACGATATCAGCGGGAAGGGTAACCACGGCACCCTGTTTGGCGGCTCGTTCACGGCGGACTGGGCGGGCAACGCCAGCGGGGCGCTGCTGCTGGACGGGGTGGATGATTATGTGCTGCTCCCCAACGAATTTCGGTTTGATCTGTCGTCCTTCACCATCCTCGCGACGCTCAAGGTTCCCGACTCTTCAAAAGAGAACTGGATCCTGTCCAAAGGGCCGTTCTTCGGCAACTACACGTTGAGGATCCTGGCCGACGATCATCCCTTTCACCCCGGCAAGGCCTCCTATGTTCATCAAATCGGCGGTGGGAACTTCTCGTCGTTGGTGTCCAACCGCCCCGTACCCCTCAACCGATATTTCAATATGGCCGTGACCATTGATGCCGGAGGATCGAGAACCTATTTCGACGGCGCGTTGCAGTTGGAAATTCAACCTCCGTATTTTGCCCCGCCCTTGTTGAACAATGCTCCCGTGACGATCGGGGCGGGCGGGTACTACTCCCTCTCCGACTTCTTTTCAGGGGCGATCGACGAGGTCCGGATCTACAACTACGCCCTTTCGTCCACCGAAATCCGCGATCTGCATGACACGCCGCCTCTCGCCAATGCCGGTCCCGACCAATCCGGTCACGCCGGTACCGTGGTGACTCTGGACGGGAGTCAAAGCACCGATCCCGACGGACACTATCCTCTAAGCTATTCCTGGACCCTCGCCTCCAAGCCGACAGGCAGTACAGCGGTCCTTTCAAAACCTACGGCCGTGAACCCGTCCTTCACGGCGGACGTGCCCGGCGGCTACACCCTGGATCTGATCGTGGCCGACAGCCTCGGGCTCCAAAGCGCGCCGGATACCGTCAGCATCAGCACGTCCAACACCAAGCCGGTAGCGGATGCAGGACCGGATCTGGCGGTCATCGTGCTCGATTCCACGGTCCAACTGAACGGCAGCCAAAGCTACGACGACGATGGCGATCCCCTGACCTACGCCTGGACCGTGGTTCAGCGCCCGGAGGGCAGCAGTGCTGTGCTGTCGGACTCGATCGCGGCCAGCCCCACCTTCGTGGTCGATACGCAGGGCGACTATGTGATCGAGTTGGTGGTGAGCGATCCGTGGAGCGCGAGCGACCCGGATGCCATCACGGTGAGCTTTACGAACGTCAAGCCCGTGGCCAACGCCGGAGGCAATCAGGCCGTCCTGGTGGGTGACACCGTGGTGCTGTATGGCGGGGACAGTGCCGATGCCAATGGCGATCCCTTGACGTATCAATGGAGCCTGGTCTCGGCTCCCGCCGGGAGCAGTGCGGCGCTGGTGGACGCGACCGCTATGCTGGCGTCGTTTGTCGCGGACGCAGCCGGCACGTATGTCGTGAGCCTTGTGGTCCACGACGGCCTGGCGGCGAGCGACCCGGCCAACGTCACCATCGTCGCCACCACCGTTCAGAGCGAGACCACGAACAAGCTGATCGACGCCATCACCACGATCAACAACCTGGACCCCGGCGTGTTCAAAAACAGCAACCTGGTCAACGCGCTGACCAACAAGATCAACTCCGTGTTGGGCCTGATCGAACAGGGGCTGTACCAGGAGGCGTTGGATAAGTTGCAAAACGACATCCTGGGGAAGACCGACGGTTGTGCCACCACCGGAAGCCCCGACAAGAACGACTGGATCATCGATTGTGACGAGCAAGCGATGGTTTATCCATTGGTCATGGAAGCTATCCAACTAGTCGGCCGCTTGCCGTGACGGGTAGCTCAGGCGGCCAGCGTGACGGGTGTTTTGTAAGCCACAGACTGTTCGGGGATAGAAAGCATAAACCAACATAAGGATGGAGGACCGGCGATGAAAAGATCAATAGCAACGGTAATCGGGGGTTTCCCATTATTCATGTTGTGTCTCTGCATTGGGGTTCCCGTAGCTGGTGCAGACCAAATCATCACCGGTACTGTCGTGGATGCCGGTGGTGCCGGGATTCGCGGTATCCAAGTCACTATCCTGGACAGCAAGAATGCAGTTGAGGCGGCCACCACTGCTACCGATTATAATGGGACCTTCAATAGCCCCAATATCCCTTCCGGTTCATACCGGGTTCGATTTGCTGGCTCAGACCAATTTGGGCGGCTTCTATCTCCAGAGTTCTACGGTGATACAGAGCGTGACGAGTTTTGTGGGGGGGCCGTAGTCAGTGTCCTCCCGGATACGAGAACCGGCCTGAAGACAGAAGACATGCAACTCGCGGAGCCTCTCCCGGCGCCCGAAGGGCCTGTCCAAGGGGCTATCCATGGTACCGTGGTTGATGCTGAGACCGGTGTTCCTCTCCAGGGCGTCCAAGTCGCTGTTTTTCTTTCAGATAACGCGCAGACAGTGCCTATTAGTTCCGGGACGAGCATTACGGATGCCGACGGGCGTTACAGAATCGCGTTTCAAGTGGTGGGTACCGACCTAATCAGGATTAGATTTTCTGATCCAACGGGCATCTTTTTCTCTGAATACTCCGGTGAGAGCGACTTAACTCGTGATCATGATGTCTTTTGTGCGGGTACTGTGCTCAGAGTTGATCCAGCGGGGACGACGCAGACCGTCAACGGATTTCTGGACCGTATCCCGGCGGAGCAACTGACTGAGAATCTGACAGGCATGGTCACAGATTTGGATATACCTGCCAACGTGGAGGCGGTATTAGCCACTCCGTTGATTCGGGCTGTGGATCTACTGACCGATGATACTCCCAATAACGATGCGGGGGTGTGTGCCCAACTTGCTTCCTTTATCACGCGGGTGGATATACAGGAAAAGACCGGCCAGCTTAGCCCAGAGGAAGCGGATGCCTTGCGCCAGTCAGCCACCAATATTAGAACGACACTGGGTTGCAGTTAGAGGGCTTTTGAGTGGAGCGCATCCACCAAAGAGAGCCTCTGTGCGGCGGTGAACGAGCTGGGCGCGTTCAAGAATCAAATCGCGGCCCAGAGCGGCAAGAAGATTTCCGACGCGGCGGCCGGGTTGTTGACCGAGTACGCGAACAACATCATCGCCAAGCTGCTCGCTCAGCTCCCGCCTGGCGAAGGGTGCTGATCGAGATGGGCAAGGAGGATCTCCAATGACGCCTGTGAAAAAGCTGGTCATCCTGGGTGTGCTCGGGGGAGGTCTGATCATCCCTCCCAACGCTTCCACCCCGTTGGCTCAGCAAGAAGTACCTGAGAAGCACGCTGCCGTGGGTAAGGCTTCGACCGCCCAGATTCAACGGGCGTACGGCAACCTACCGCTCTCCTTTATCCAGAACAAGGGGCAAGTGGATCAGCGGGTGCTGTTTTATGAGCAGGGAAGTGGTCACGCCACGTCGTTTATGAAAGATGGGATCTCCCTGTCCTTGGTCAACCGCCGCGGGTCGGAGACCATCAAACTTGTTGCCGTTGGCGGCAACAAGAAGCCCACGATCCTGGGGGAGGGCTTGCAGGAAGGGACCGTGAATTACTTCGTGGGCCGGGATCACACGAAGTGGCGGAGCGGGATCCCCACCTATCACGCCGTGGTGTATCAGGAGATCTATCCCGGCATCGACCTGAAGTTCTACGGGACCAATCGGCAACTGGAGTACGACGTCATCGTCAAACCCGGCGCGGACCCGTCCACGGTCAGGTTGGCGTATGAGGGAGTCGAGGCGTTGCGGGTGACTGAGGCCGGGGATTTGGAGATTCGGCTGAAAGGGAGCACGGTCCTGCAGAAAAAGCCCGTCGTGTATCAGGACATCGATGGGAAACGGGTGGCGGTCTCGGCGCAATTCAAAGTCCTCGAACCTGTCGGGGCGACGAGCGCAGCGACCGCGGCAACCCGGAATGAGATGGCAGCGCCTGCGGCTCGCCAGGACCCATCCCCGGCCGTTGCCTACACCTTCGAGGTCGCCTCCTATGACAGGAACCATGCCCTGGTCATCGACCCGACCCTCGTCTATGCCACGTTTCTGGGCGGGAGCGGCGACGAAGACGGCGAGGCGTTCGGTCTGGATTGGGCCATCGATGCGGCCATCGAAGCGGATGCACTGGGTTACGCCTATGTGACCGGTTCCACGACGTCGCTGAACATCGGCGTCGACTCAGCCACATTCGGCGCCCGGGGGGCACACGACGTGTTCGTGGCAAAGCTCAATCCGGCAGGGACCGGTCTCGTCTACGCCACCTACCTCGGGGGAAGCGGCTACGATGGCGGCCACGCGATCACCGTCGATCCGCAAGGCAATGCCTATCTCACCGGCGAGACCACGTCCCCGGATTTCCCCACTACGGACGGCGCCTACCAAAGGACCTGCGGCACGGATACGCTCTGCAACGGCGGGCGCTACGACGCGTTCGTTGTGAAACTGAATCGTGACGGGACCGGTTTGGTGTACTCGACGTACCTGGGCGGAAGCGGCCAGGACGCCGGCCACGATATTCAGGTGAACGCGAGGGGCAACGCCTATGTGATCGGAACGGTTGAGTCCGATCCTCCTGACTATGCGGATCCCGGCTTTCCGACGACACCGGGGGCCTTTGACGAAAAGTACAACGGCTCATGGGGCGATGCCTTTGTGGCCCAGTTGACTTCCGATGGCACCGGCCTGGTGTACTCCACCTACCTGGGTGGCAGCGGCGGCGATGTCGGCGGGGGCATTGCGCTGGACGCGGCCGGCAACGCCTACCTGACCGGCGACACCCTCTCTCCTGGTCTCGCGACGGTCTCCGCGTACGATCTCGACTGCGGAACGGTGACGGCGCCGTGCAGCGACACCGGGAAATTCGACGGCTACGTGGCCAAGTTGAATGCGGCGGGAAGCGCCCTTGAGTATTTCACCTACCTGGGCGGCAGCGAGGAGGACCGAAGCATCGGGATCGACCTGCTCTCGGAATGGAAGGTCTACGTCACGGGTCGGACCTCATCGTCGGATTTCCCGACGACCCCCGGCGCGTTCGATACCGACTTTAATGGCGGAGTGGACCAGTTCGTGGTGGCGCTGAACACCTTCGGATTTTTCTATGCGACGTTCCTGGGGGGTGAGGGAATCGAAGACGGCCATAACCTCGTGGTTGACCCGTCATCAGGCAGCGTCTACGTCAACGGCGGGACCACCTCTGCGGATTTTCCGACCACACTCGATGCCTATGATCGGAGGTGCGGGACCGACGGGACCTGCGACGTCACGCGGGACGGATATCTCGTGAAGCTGCGACTCGATAACACTCTCCCGAACGATCCCTGCGAGATCGCCGGAAGACGGTACAACGACTGCGCCGATCTCAGCTATTCCACGTACCTGGGAGGAAGCGGAGACGATATCGGGCACGGCGTCG from the Nitrospirota bacterium genome contains:
- a CDS encoding PKD domain-containing protein; protein product: MTRSTATETTPTLGADNASSLVVYTSLSGGVGQVFYQRVSDTRLLGSPVLVSEGGTNDQLNDVSGDYIVYTSYLSTTSRMGEVKLYEIASGMTTVLSQLTEIFEARVHDRKVAWVEGAAASTRVMLLDLDGLARGERPIEIAGPIPPASNLEIGANLVTWMERIDSLPDVHFDVTAYDMRSGARVTIAADPGLQEAFPSTSGSWVTWQAVVGNTGTPTTIEAYNVDTGERRTLGHAGAANLSPTIDGDLIAFESNASGNFEIYLYRISTGETFQVTSHPADQRLNNVFGNHVAYVDSRDGNQDVYVSAFALPPPDPLIAHYDFNGSADDISGKGNHGTLFGGSFTADWAGNASGALLLDGVDDYVLLPNEFRFDLSSFTILATLKVPDSSKENWILSKGPFFGNYTLRILADDHPFHPGKASYVHQIGGGNFSSLVSNRPVPLNRYFNMAVTIDAGGSRTYFDGALQLEIQPPYFAPPLLNNAPVTIGAGGYYSLSDFFSGAIDEVRIYNYALSSTEIRDLHDTPPLANAGPDQSGHAGTVVTLDGSQSTDPDGHYPLSYSWTLASKPTGSTAVLSKPTAVNPSFTADVPGGYTLDLIVADSLGLQSAPDTVSISTSNTKPVADAGPDLAVIVLDSTVQLNGSQSYDDDGDPLTYAWTVVQRPEGSSAVLSDSIAASPTFVVDTQGDYVIELVVSDPWSASDPDAITVSFTNVKPVANAGGNQAVLVGDTVVLYGGDSADANGDPLTYQWSLVSAPAGSSAALVDATAMLASFVADAAGTYVVSLVVHDGLAASDPANVTIVATTVQSETTNKLIDAITTINNLDPGVFKNSNLVNALTNKINSVLGLIEQGLYQEALDKLQNDILGKTDGCATTGSPDKNDWIIDCDEQAMVYPLVMEAIQLVGRLP
- a CDS encoding carboxypeptidase-like regulatory domain-containing protein, producing MKRSIATVIGGFPLFMLCLCIGVPVAGADQIITGTVVDAGGAGIRGIQVTILDSKNAVEAATTATDYNGTFNSPNIPSGSYRVRFAGSDQFGRLLSPEFYGDTERDEFCGGAVVSVLPDTRTGLKTEDMQLAEPLPAPEGPVQGAIHGTVVDAETGVPLQGVQVAVFLSDNAQTVPISSGTSITDADGRYRIAFQVVGTDLIRIRFSDPTGIFFSEYSGESDLTRDHDVFCAGTVLRVDPAGTTQTVNGFLDRIPAEQLTENLTGMVTDLDIPANVEAVLATPLIRAVDLLTDDTPNNDAGVCAQLASFITRVDIQEKTGQLSPEEADALRQSATNIRTTLGCS
- a CDS encoding SBBP repeat-containing protein yields the protein MTPVKKLVILGVLGGGLIIPPNASTPLAQQEVPEKHAAVGKASTAQIQRAYGNLPLSFIQNKGQVDQRVLFYEQGSGHATSFMKDGISLSLVNRRGSETIKLVAVGGNKKPTILGEGLQEGTVNYFVGRDHTKWRSGIPTYHAVVYQEIYPGIDLKFYGTNRQLEYDVIVKPGADPSTVRLAYEGVEALRVTEAGDLEIRLKGSTVLQKKPVVYQDIDGKRVAVSAQFKVLEPVGATSAATAATRNEMAAPAARQDPSPAVAYTFEVASYDRNHALVIDPTLVYATFLGGSGDEDGEAFGLDWAIDAAIEADALGYAYVTGSTTSLNIGVDSATFGARGAHDVFVAKLNPAGTGLVYATYLGGSGYDGGHAITVDPQGNAYLTGETTSPDFPTTDGAYQRTCGTDTLCNGGRYDAFVVKLNRDGTGLVYSTYLGGSGQDAGHDIQVNARGNAYVIGTVESDPPDYADPGFPTTPGAFDEKYNGSWGDAFVAQLTSDGTGLVYSTYLGGSGGDVGGGIALDAAGNAYLTGDTLSPGLATVSAYDLDCGTVTAPCSDTGKFDGYVAKLNAAGSALEYFTYLGGSEEDRSIGIDLLSEWKVYVTGRTSSSDFPTTPGAFDTDFNGGVDQFVVALNTFGFFYATFLGGEGIEDGHNLVVDPSSGSVYVNGGTTSADFPTTLDAYDRRCGTDGTCDVTRDGYLVKLRLDNTLPNDPCEIAGRRYNDCADLSYSTYLGGSGDDIGHGVAVDGWGNVYATGRTSSKDFPNFPPSSSEFPDAYGRAFNGGATDAFVAKFGRTPAQTKAEADALPIIDLHFHGHPDWARDPQVLVDVFDEVGVVRACNGGVFPFAMDDSGAPIVDDRGVLDFETAIDAIDSGRYIPYGGMDVLRKITFDDKLDLGDANAGTLSANMLTYLSGLEANLRLGRFSGIGELFPNNQNSHPGGPDTDPFSHPSVYPADSPLMQRLWALSAAFQIPLNVHMEATQASVAQMERLLDMEFDGRKGIWIWAHAGFYDNPSGFWELPIVTSPDDSFFDEPPAPSPDSSPIWFNRLLERHPNLYVELSYRDLRQGGFFGIVDDSGMLKPDWKALLEQYSHRFVIGTDVDAPYPKAPKAYAGLITFWRGILAQLSPEARANIAHGNADRHSLCEQRNTPVGSNVQVSPDSGMTVTFASVTVPGKTTVTTNSTGPTPPAGFQLGDPPTYYDITTTAAYTAPVTVCLNYDPVQYSDPTALRLLHYEADAWTDVTTTNDTTTNMICGEVSSLSPFIVAEPVADTTPPVLTVPGTITTNATSPAGAVVSYSASATDNRDSAPGVTCTPSSGSTFPIGTTTVTCMASDVAGNSASVQFQVIVQGAPEQIAALVGLVQSFNLKQGIENSLDAKLQNAQDALTAAQGGDLPSACNLLNAFSNEAQAQSGKAITPDQASQLNAAANQVTAVLGCL